A single region of the Gopherus evgoodei ecotype Sinaloan lineage chromosome 3, rGopEvg1_v1.p, whole genome shotgun sequence genome encodes:
- the CTDSP2 gene encoding carboxy-terminal domain RNA polymerase II polypeptide A small phosphatase 2 isoform X2, which yields MESGSIITQVQREEALVLAKQGLVSKSSPKKPRSRNIFKALFCCLRAQNVGQSGCGGEHALHKEEPSTIAKIPGTCLLPEVTQWDQGRICVVIDLDETLVHSSFKPINNADFVVPVEIEGTLHQVYVLKRPFVDEFLRRMGELFECVLFTASLAKYADPVTDLLDKCGVFRARLFRESCVFHQGCYVKDLSRLGRDLHKTLILDNSPASYIFHPENAVPVQSWFDDMADTELLNLIPIFEELSEAEDVYTSLGQLRAP from the exons GCTTGGTGTCCAAGTCTTCTCCCAAGAAGCCTCGTAGCCGGAACATATTCAAGGCGCTTTTCTGTTGCCTCCGCGCACAGAATGTTGGTCAGTCGGGCTGTGGCGGGGAGCATGCACTGCACAAGGAGGAACCCAGCACCATCGCTAAG ATTCCCGGGACGTGTCTGCTCCCCGAGGTGACTCAGTGGGACCAGGGCAGGATCTGCGTGGTGATCGACCTGGATGAGACGCTGGTGCACAGCTCCTTTAAG CCAATCAACAATGCTGACTTCGTAGTGCCTGTGGAGATAGAGGGGACCTTGCACCAG GTCTATGTGCTCAAGAGACCCTTTGTGGACGAATTCCTGAGGCGGATGGGGGAGCTGTTTGAGTGTGTCCTCTTCACTGCCAGCCTGGCCAAG TACGCCGACCCGGTGACGGACCTTCTGGACAAGTGCGGGGTGTTCCGTGCACGGCTCTTCCGGGAGTCCTGCGTCTTCCACCAGGGCTGCTACGTCAAGGACCTCAGCCGCTTGGGTCGGGACCTGCACAAGACACTCATCCTGGACAACTCGCCGGCCTCCTACATCTTCCACCCGGAGAACGCG GTGCCTGTCCAGTCCTGGTTTGATGACATGGCGGACACAGAGCTGCTCAACCTCATCCCCATCTTCGAAGAGCTGAGCGAAGCTGAGGACGTTTATACCAGCCTCGGCCAGCTGCGGGCGCCGTAG
- the CTDSP2 gene encoding carboxy-terminal domain RNA polymerase II polypeptide A small phosphatase 2 isoform X1, translating to MESGSIITQVQREEALVLAKQGLVSKSSPKKPRSRNIFKALFCCLRAQNVGQSGCGGEHALHKEEPSTIAKSDLLQCLQYQFYQIPGTCLLPEVTQWDQGRICVVIDLDETLVHSSFKPINNADFVVPVEIEGTLHQVYVLKRPFVDEFLRRMGELFECVLFTASLAKYADPVTDLLDKCGVFRARLFRESCVFHQGCYVKDLSRLGRDLHKTLILDNSPASYIFHPENAVPVQSWFDDMADTELLNLIPIFEELSEAEDVYTSLGQLRAP from the exons GCTTGGTGTCCAAGTCTTCTCCCAAGAAGCCTCGTAGCCGGAACATATTCAAGGCGCTTTTCTGTTGCCTCCGCGCACAGAATGTTGGTCAGTCGGGCTGTGGCGGGGAGCATGCACTGCACAAGGAGGAACCCAGCACCATCGCTAAG TCCGATCTGCTGCAGTGTCTTCAGTACCAGTTCTACCAG ATTCCCGGGACGTGTCTGCTCCCCGAGGTGACTCAGTGGGACCAGGGCAGGATCTGCGTGGTGATCGACCTGGATGAGACGCTGGTGCACAGCTCCTTTAAG CCAATCAACAATGCTGACTTCGTAGTGCCTGTGGAGATAGAGGGGACCTTGCACCAG GTCTATGTGCTCAAGAGACCCTTTGTGGACGAATTCCTGAGGCGGATGGGGGAGCTGTTTGAGTGTGTCCTCTTCACTGCCAGCCTGGCCAAG TACGCCGACCCGGTGACGGACCTTCTGGACAAGTGCGGGGTGTTCCGTGCACGGCTCTTCCGGGAGTCCTGCGTCTTCCACCAGGGCTGCTACGTCAAGGACCTCAGCCGCTTGGGTCGGGACCTGCACAAGACACTCATCCTGGACAACTCGCCGGCCTCCTACATCTTCCACCCGGAGAACGCG GTGCCTGTCCAGTCCTGGTTTGATGACATGGCGGACACAGAGCTGCTCAACCTCATCCCCATCTTCGAAGAGCTGAGCGAAGCTGAGGACGTTTATACCAGCCTCGGCCAGCTGCGGGCGCCGTAG